A region of the Phaeodactylum tricornutum CCAP 1055/1 chromosome 1, whole genome shotgun sequence genome:
TAAATGTACAAACAAAGActcatttactgttagtcatAGTCAAGCGCAGTGCgtacttgactgtgaaaaaatCGAGCTCTGAAAGGGTTAAAGTTCAAGAGGTACAAGGTAGCTGGTTTGCGTGTGTCAGGGCATGGCCTACCTGACTCATGCATTCCGCGTGCCACaaaaactcacagtcagagagCCACTCCGAGAATCCTCCAGAATTTCGTGGAAGATTTTTTCGTCATCTTTTTCCAGTTCTCCGCATAGCTCTCATAGTTTCGTTTGCGTTCTTCGTCAACACACCGCAAAAAGATATACGTCCAATTCCAGCCCACTACGTACACCATGAAATTATCCTTGGCTATCCTTGCGCTTTGCGCCAGCACTAATGCCGCTTTCGCTCCTTCTGTTTCCCAGAGGACGTCTGTCTCTGTCCGAGAATCATTGGACCCCACGGAATCCATGTCGGAAGTGGAAGGCGCCGTGAAAGACGCGGCTCCCAAAGTCTCCGACCCTTTCGACAGCCCTCGTGATCTTGCCGGAGTCGTCGCTCCTACCGGCTTTTTCGATCCGGCAGGCTTCGCTGCCCGAGCCGATGCCGGGACCATGAAGCGTTACCGGGAAGCGGAAGTTACTCACGGACGTGTGGGCATGATGGCCGTTGTCGGCTTTCTTGCGGGCGAAGCCGTCGAGGGATCGTCGTTTCTCTTTGACTCGCAAGTCAGCGGACCCGCCATTACTCACCTCAACCAGATTCCTTCCATCTTTTGGATTCTCCTCACGGTGGGCATTGGTGCTTCCGAAGTCACGCGCGCTCAAATTGGTTGGGTACGTATCGGGAGTTGTTGGTGCCAACAGTTTCGCTTTGTCCGTCTCTCACgcgttcttttcctttccattcgATTTCCAGGTTGAACCCGAGAACGTCCCACCGGGCAAGCCGGGTCTCCTCCGCGACGATTACGTCCCGGGTGACATTGGCTTTGATCCTCTCGGCTTGAAGCCTTCCGACGCTCAGGCTCTCAAATCGATCCAGACCAAGGAACTGCAGAGTAAgtcatttgctgttgctgctgttacTGTCGTCCATGGTACTATCGTGTTTACAGTTGGTTCACTGCGTCAGAGTATACCGTGTCATACTGTTAATCCCACCAAACTAACCGATTGAATATAActcgttttctttggctAGACGGACGTCTCGCCAtgttggcggcggctggGTGCATGGCTCAGGAATTGGCCAATGGAAAGGGAATCCTCGAAAACCTTGGGCTCTAAGGAATATGACGTTCCAGTGTTTTGAACACTAGGCGCGATGGACAACAGAATGATTAGGCTAGcaacgaaaagaagcaaaataCAGTAGAAATCAAGTAATTCTCCCACTTTGTGCAAACACTGACAATCCTTTATGTTAGTGTAGCCCTTTTAATCGTGCACGTATTCCGAGTTATTGCCCCGGACGTTTGTCACAGCACATGAAACGAGAAACTTAACCAGACAGTTGGCTCACAATCAATTTCATGAGTTTCTACACATTGATTGACTACCCAAGCTCCGTACATCGTTGTGGATTTCATGCGTATGGAACCAATGAATCAAGTATCGTGAAGTTTCCAACGAGGAACTTGCGGTCACACTATTCTTCGTACCAACCACGGAAGCTCCTGTCCATCATGGCAGATCTCACGCTGGTAGGAAATAGGATACAAATAAAAAACAAGTATTGTGTATCAATAGAGGAAATCACGGATTACGTATTCTTCAATACACTATTTGATCGTCTACTTGCGCAAGTCAACGACGAGTGGGGTGTTCTTGAAGCTTCCCATATTGGATTGGATCTTTTCGAGTTGTTCCTTCCAGTCCTTGGCACCGGTTCCCTGATCAAGCGAGCCACTGGATGCCTTTTGGGCAGCCTCGTCTTCGGCCGAGACCATGGTCAAACTGACCTTGCCGCCCTGAATAGCCTTGACGCGGACCTGGACTTTATCATCGACGTTAACGATACTAGTGACGGATGCCGCCCGGCCAGCCGTCAAGGCGGAAATGTGCACGAGTCCATCCATTTCCCCTTGCACGTCGGGGTTCAGCTGACTAGCGTCGAGGCGGACAAAGGCTCCAAAGTCGACGGTGCTGACGACGGTTCCCTCCACAAACTGTGCGGCGTCCCAGCCCTTGTCGGCCAAGCCCTTGAGAACTCCCGAATCATCCCGACGCGAGTTGTTGCCGCCGCTGCGCTGGGGGCGGTCCCGCTTGGGTTGCTCGGCGGCCTCCTTGGATTCGACTTCTTCGGATTCACTCAACATGGACAAGGCGACCTGGTTCTTTTCGGCACTAATATTGGTAATGCGGACTTCGACCTCCTGTCCGGGCTTGAGGATTTCGCTCACGTCCTTAATGTATCCCACGGAAAGTTGCGAAATGTGCAAGAGACCATCCGTCTGGGCGCCAAAGTCC
Encoded here:
- the Lhcx2 gene encoding protein fucoxanthin chlorophyll a/c protein (Related to Chlamydomonas LI818) is translated as MKLSLAILALCASTNAAFAPSVSQRTPRDLAGVVAPTGFFDPAGFAARADAGTMKRYREAEVTHGRVGMMAVVGFLAGEAVEGSSFLFDSQVSGPAITHLNQIPSIFWILLTVGIGASEVTRAQIGWVEPENVPPGKPGLLRDDYVPGDIGFDPLGLKPSDAQALKSIQTKELQNGRLAMLAAAGCMAQELANGKGILENLGL
- a CDS encoding predicted protein — protein: DFNVGDTVTAKVKSIASYGAFMDFGAQTDGLLHISQLSVGYIKDVSEILKPGQEVEVRITNISAE